The sequence tagtgattagtattaatattagttataaatttatatattggtataactatatttaatattagactatagttatatattcgtattagttataaacttagtgatttaatatagctatataatatattagactatataatagtattaatattatactattagtatagttatatattagtattagttataaacttatagtgatttagtatagttatataatatattagactatataatagtattaatattatactattagtataggtATAAACTTAtatgttagtattagttataaacttatagtgatttagtatagttatataatatattagactatataaattaatagtattaatattatactattagtatagttatatattagtatttgttataaACTCACagtaatttagtatagttatataatatattagactatataatagtattaatattatactattagtatagttataaacttatatgttagtattagttataaacttatagtgatttagtatagttatataatatattagactatataaattaatagtattaatattatactattagtatagttatatattagtattaattataaacttataatcATTAGTCATTAGTCATTAGTCATAgtcatattaataatttaatactatatatagttataacttatagtcttatagacttatagtgatttctttataattatagactataaactatagttatagtatTATAGACatagtgatttagtttagttatcaatttataattatataattatattgatgatgttaattgttatttgttactaacttagagtatattaatgtattataatttatgatatttctaagttaatgcataaattataatgagctatttataattttttacattttgtatatgaagcaataactaataagcataaataatttaattatccatgattccatacatccatacatactttatatttacttgcaagTTACAACTTAGGTCATAGTCTCATAGATGTTAGTGGTCACACATTAGTTAATTATGAATTGATaggttaatttataatatatgattaatataatgttaatttgtaattacatatttaaaattttatattctaaatggagataggttagataaaaattacataatttattatacaattattatataaaataatatatttagggataggttagatgaaaactacataatttattttacaataattatataaaataatatatttattaaaaaaaaaagatttcggtCGGTCTGGTCTGAGAAATCTCCACcccgggaccggaccgaaccccGAAATCCCACTACTTTCTAGACCGAGACGGACCCTCCATttcttcggtccggtccggaccggccACCTTACACCCCTACTCACGCCTCggatattcatataatttctctataactaatattatttaatttgctCATAAAAATAACGATATAAAAAGTTTCTATTcagtcatgcatgattttatttttttaaagttactACAGCTAgtgtaattgtaatttttttctttttattttcaaatattttttaaacacttttaaatatttttttaatcattaaaaaaaattaaaatatcgtAACGGTAACACGATAACTTTTACGGGCAAAATCAAGAGGCCAAACAAAACGAATAGCAGAGTAACACAGATCACATTGATTACCATGTCAGTGACTCAGTACACAAATCATGACCGAAATCTTTGTCCTTGTTTCGTATTTAGAAGCCATTATCCACATATCCCTTAAAGTCCTGACTGCAATATTAAGTTCATTTATTTGCTCGGATATACCTCAACTCGGATTTCAAATTCGGGTCGAAATTCAGATTGAATTAGTCTGAGTCAGATTCTGAATCGGatctttaattttaaactcAGCTTGAAATTTGAATCGGTTTAACTCGGATCAAATCTAGGCTAAAATTCATATGAACCCGAGTCGTAAATGGTACTTGGTTTTTTTGAGTTCCATTACTCTCTAGATAAGATAGATATCTGAGCTCCCCACAAGGATCCATTCTCACTTGAATttcctgaaaaaaaaagaaaacaaaaaagattttgagttcCTAAAGCTGAaagaaattatctcatttcttGGTGCTGTTTGAAAATGATATCATTACAAAGTGAGATCCTACAGCTTGCTGCTGTCAAATAAAGGACTAAGCGAATTATAGGTGGATGAATTCAACGCAAAGATCATTATTCGCATTGTTGTCCCAAaacatgattattattatttttataccattctaaataattatatgtaaagtTCATCAAATCGTGATCAATGTGATTGCAACCTGGAATTCAACTGGTACGTACCCTCAACAAAAGAGGCAACATTTCTCAACCATGAGCATCAGAATAATTAGAGAATGATAATGAATATTCAAAGAACTGAACTTATCACTTTAAAATacgttaatttttatatttatttttataggatctatttatagttaaacaatttctaaaagtatataaaataataataagagcaTTTTAGTAACATAATTGTTATGTtactattattttcattaatttactTCCAAGAATATCAATTGAGGTGttattcctctctttttctttttttttttcttcctgtcGGAGAATACATTGGCCAAAAGGGTAACAAGAATTAAAGATTAAAAAGGGCATGGGAAGCgttaaagattaaaaatagagaaggcGCACGTTGAGTCATGATCGTGACAAAGCTAAGGTGGAGCACAGTGCGTTAGAGCATTGGGTTGCGTACGACACTCTCGCTACTGCATTCTTCGCAAACCAACCATATTCACCTTTCACCGATCCACCTGACtagcactctctctctctctctctctcgtttccTTGAAATAACGAAGCGGTGGAAGATGCAGACACAGATCACCTAGTTAGTCTTTTTGTGGTCTGTAGTTGTACACACGTGCAATTCCCTGTGTTTGGCATCTTCCAAGGTCGTGTAGCTCGAAATCTTGGCCATTTGTTATCCGGGTATTCTCTGGTTTTCTTCGCTGTAAACGAGGAATCCATGGGATCAGAGTGATCGGTGCCATTTGCTATTCTTTTGTGTGGGAATGAACcctttttgaaaaagttttgatCTCCATTTCAAGCTATTCGAAACGGGTATTTCTTCGAATGGCGTGCTTTCatatctttgtttttctttgtcacCATTGCTATTGTTTATGTGATTATAACTGAGTTTTGGTCTTGTGGATTTGACAGAAGTCAAGGATGAGTACTGAATTCAGGACGAGGCTTCAGTCCATGAAAGCAGCTCCCATGAAGCAGGAAAATGTAATCAAACAAACATCCTTAATTATCCGTAGTCTGAACTGTGTATTCTGGTACCTTTGGTATTTAATTCTATACAGTATTAGATGTATGTTGACAAACGGTTTCTACTGTAGAAAGTTGTAAGCCATGAAGTGTAATCATTCATATATGGGGCAACAGTTTTCACCTGAAAATGTGGCTTCAGTTTCAATGAAGACGCTCCTGAAACCAAAGCTCCCAGAAATCTCGCAAAAGTAGAAATCTTTGATGGGAATCCAAGAAGTTTGTTGTTTGAAGTGATTCTTGTTCCgctttttcaaaactttataacCGGGATCTTGAAGCCCTGAAACTTGGTTATTTAGGATCTCTGTATACCTCCCTTCCCTTCaaaataactaattatatattgcAATTCTTCTGTCCATTGCATGATTCTCTTGTGTTAGCtgattttttcaacttctttttctttttaaaggagAAGCAGGATATGCAAGGGAGCAAGATAAATGATGCTGCAAAAGCAACGAGGAGTCAAGGGGCCTccagaaaggagagaaaaattgCATTGCAGCAAGATGTATGAATAAAATTCTTGCAGACCCTTTTTTTTCTGTGGATTCCAATTTTATCATGTATTGTGGATTGAGAATAATTCAGTTTGAAGTTTTGATTTTCAGGTTGATAAGCTCAAGAAAAAGCTTAGACATGAAGAGAACATTCACAGAGCTTTGGAAAGGGCTTTCAGCAGGCCTTTGGGAGCTCTACCTCGTCTTCCCCCTTATCTCCCTACTTATGTTAGTAATTCAGAACCTCTTTGGGTTCCTTAGTTCAATTCAAGTAACTTTGGTCACTAAAACTTAGAATCCAAGCTTGTAATGGCCAAGTTGTAGTTCGAGAAAGCATTGCAAAAGAtgaatgaattgaattgatACATTTGAAGGCAGAGGACAAAGAAAAGCAACCCAAATTCTACATGATGTTCaatggttctttttttttaagcattttcaTATTTCCCAAGAGGAAACTCTATTCTTTTAATGTCGGCTTTTGATTGTTGTAGACATTGGAGCTTCTTGCCGAGGTGGCTGTTTTGGAAGAGGAAGTGGTTCGGCTTGAACAAGAAGTTCTGCATTTTAGACAGGATCTGTATCAGGAAGCCGTCTACATATCATCCTCTAAAAGGAGTGGAGAGAATTCAATTGATTCATATGCCCAATACCCGATTCAGAATTACAAACCAGAGCGACACAAATTTTCAGCTCTAAATGGGGGTGATTCCTCGGTGTGCACAAGGAGGCATGGACCCTCTCTTTCTGGTAAGCTTTCAGCTCAATTGGATCTAAAGGCATATCCTTATGACGTTTGAGGACATGCATCTTGTCTGGAAAAAGGCTTTGAAAGTTTGTCCTCTTCTTCATTTCCAGAAGATGGTAGGGGAAAAGAGTACAAATGGTGTCAAAACTCGACAAAGAACCAAAAGGGATCCCCAACCCCTAAATcccaaacaataaaaactcCAGTTAAAAGACCTCTAATAAGCCAGAGATCATCAGAGAAGCATTTGGATCCTCAAAATTTACAGGTACCTACTGATATCACtaattttcactttcttttttcttttcccttttgatGAGATGGGGTGGGCTATGTATACTCGTTCCTATTCAATGAAATCAATATTAGTGTTCAAATTTCCAGGTGGAATGCAGATTGAAAGATCAAGCAAGTCTAGAATCAAGAACCCCGGATGAAAAGCCGTCAAGAGATGATGGCCCAAACAGAATTTCTGAAGATATTCTGAAGTGTTTATTGAGCATTCTCTTGAGAATGGGTTCAAAGAAGAATCATAATATGGCAGAAAATTTTCCATACTTATTGACCTTAGGAACTCGAGAAAGCAGTGAAGAAGCAAATTATAGGGACCCTTATGGTATCTGTTCAGAATATGGAAAGAGAGATATTGGTCCATATCATAAATTATATCACATTGAAGCTAGCTCAATCAATCCAAATCGATCAGCAAGTTCTTTGTTTCTACTTCGTAGATTAAAGTAagttctctgtttttttttcctgcttccTAGACTAAAGTAAGTTCTTAGAAGATACGAGTCTATAACAGTGTCTCGCTTTATTCATGATATCGATAAAATATACAAGAAGTTAAAGCAAATTCGTTTTCTGTATTCTTAGGCTCCTCCTGGGGAAACTTGCCTCCGTCAACTTAGAGAGCCTCACCCATCAGGAAAAGCTAGCGTTCTGGATAAACATTTACAATTCCTGCATGATGAATGTATGTATATCAAGGTCCAAATGGAGTTTAGATAcctgattttgttttctttttggcttAAATTAGTGATAATTTGTTTTCTGTACTTGCATTTTATATACCAATATCAAAGAGCAAAGAAGAATCATTCACTATTTCATATTGCTTCAGGCATTCTTAGAACATGGCATACCGGATAGTCCTGAGGGGGTTGCTGCTTTAATGCAGAAGGTACATACTATACGGGAACTCCTCTTACTAGGATATAAggacatattatatattttcactGAGGTGAACAATAATGTTTGAAGGCTTCTGCAAACCAACTCATCGCATTTAATGCTATGTGTAAAGACAATTATTTATGCACTTCCATTACTTTCTACTCAGGCAACAATAAATGTTGGGGGACACTTGCTAAATGCAGTAACAATAGAGCATTCTATCCTGAGATTGCCTTTCCACTCGAAATATGTAAGTAGTAGTGCCTACCTCATGTCTGTCTCTAGATTTCTCTAGCTTgaagataaaaatcatttcatcaaGTTTCTTACTTTTTAGGTGCACCAGACATTTTTAGAGGGTACAAAAAACGCTGGGAAGACATGGAGAAGCATAGTTGGATTGGAGTTTTCTGAGCCATTGGTGACATTTGCACTATCCTGTGGAAGCTGGTCCTCCCCTGCTGTAAGTTCACAGAGAGTAGTTAGCTTCGCTTAAATTACCAACCTCTAGTCCCACATCCATAACAGGCCATTTAAGTGAAGCTCTTCAGTGGTCCTGAGTTCAATGAAACATGGTACTTAAAAAAGATTCCCATATACATATGCTTATATTTAATGACACTGCCATACTTCAAAGATGACAATTAAAAGGGTGGTGAATAGCATTGTTCTTTTCTTCATAGATTAATGTGCCCTAAGGAAATAGTAGTCGTTTTCTCTGTGGTTTGGGCAATTCTCTTGTCTTCCTTCCCTGTGAATTATCTGTTGAAATTAGCCTGCAAAATAATCACTATTCTGTCCGGCGTCATATAGTGATAATGAgttttatgattgatcatgtcTGAGTTCACACAGTTACTAGGGTCTTAGGGATACCCTGTTGCAGTGATCCCATGGCTGATTTATTCACTCTAACTTCCTCCCATATGAAGGTGAGAGTGTACACAGCATCTCAGGTGGAGAACGAACTGGAAGTGGCTAAAAGAGAGTACTTACAGGCTGCAGTTGGAATTTCAACAACGAAATTTGCAATCCCAAAGCTGTTAGATTGGTATTTACTTGACTTTGCAAAGGACTTGGACTCGTTCCTTGATTGGATCTGCCTTCAATTGCCATGTGAACTTGCAAAAGAAGCAATTAAGTGCCTTGAGTGGGGCAAACAGGAACCACCTCATTCACAGTTTGTCCAAGTTATGCCCTATGATTTCAGTTTTAGGTATCTTTTATACTCGGAATAATGTCTCCTTTTGTTACTTGGGATCTGAGGGCCTTTGGGTTGCAATTTTGTTGTATACATATAGCTGGTTGTATATGGTCTTCTGCTTGTAAGTATTTGTGAGGTCAACGTTCTCTTCACTGAGGAGTTCTGCATGAAGCTATGCTTTGTGAAGAGTTGGTTTCCAATAAAAAGGTATTTTCTTGACTCAAGATTTCCAACAATTCCTGTCTGTGTGAAGGCCGGCAATATGGTGCAAGTTCCACGCAATTGAAGTTAAACAGAAGCGGTGAATTTAATTATTCAAGCAATATTTTAACACTCACATATGTGTGAGACTCACGGTCCCTTTAATAAATGGGTTTACCATAATATTTAGTTAAATAAGGTTGTGGAGTTAGAATTCAAATCTAGgattgtatttaaattacttagagttcttgattgaactctagGCAAAGAGTGGAAGCGAGATAGacatataaaatgagttttgcaTTATTTATAGTTGTGCGAGCAAATTTCTCAGATAACATTAATTGTTCAATAAATGTTATGCGTCTATTTCatgtatttatcttttttacgCTCTAGGCCTAGAGTTGGGTCAAGAGCTCTAAGAAATCCCTATCTCCAAGACAAGGAGGtaaatttgattatttaaactatatacttaacacaaacacacacaaaaaaaggGTATAAAAACAAGGAACCtctcacaaaaagaaataagactGTTGCTGAACAATTTCTtaaattggaaagaaaaaaaaatacatcgaTTTCAAAATCGATGCGCGCATGCCATTACACAATGGGTAGCTTCCAATTATATTACTAGAAGCATTCCTCTGATCAAAGTTCTGCAGTGTTTGTTGGATTTTCATAGTAGGAATGATCCACCTATTCttgtctcttcttctttctattaaTCTGTATTTTCTGAACTGATGTATCTATTTTATTTGCGTTAATGAATGGTCttttctgagaaaataaaaataaaaataaaacctgtCAGTAGAAGGTCAAGAAAAAGgttgataaaatgttattttgttgTAGCGTCAAGTTTGATCAGGTTATGGCCTAGTCAGGTGAGACTATTGATCAtctaacacccggacccaaagTTGTATGGTTGGactatggaattttttttttttttttgagcttgatatttaggtcttttttttatttttttttatttttatgttatggattgagtagtaatttttattttgagctttTGAACCAACAGTTGTGGAACAAGGCCACACCCGTTTGTTTAAATCTTGGAAAACCTATCGGTTTATGGCCAGTTTTCCTCACTCGCACAACTCTATTCACATCCGCATGCACGCCTCTCATGCACATCCCCCGTCCTTTTTGGTTTTCATTTAGTGTTTTTCCAATCAACTCTTTATATACATGTACTTCTCTCCTGAAAAAGAAGTAGCCGCAACAACCCACGCATAACTCCCTCTCGTTCACTGCCTTTCCACGTTCTCGGCTCAACGCTCGTCAACTTTGCACCCATAAACCAGGCCACCGCAAACACACCCCAAGCCGGCAGCACACGTACCTGTCACCAATGGCGGTTCTGCAACACTTAAAGAGTACTGGAGCCACCCCGTTTCTGCTGTCTTTTTCTCTCtaccactgcaccaccaccaagtGCCGAGAACAACCACATGCTTAGTGAACCAAAACTCCCTTGTTTTAGGTCCCAAAAATAGAGTAAGtggttgctcctccaagcacgGCAATTTTTGCGCTACCAACCCTTTTGAACGTCTCCTCCGTGGCGCAAAGGGAACCCATAGTCCAGCATCTCAGCCACGCCTAGCCGTGCCACCGTCGATGGTCACCCAGGCCGTTGCCGCACGTAACTCTCTCGATAAGGAGCCCTCCGTCTCCTTCTCGGTGCTatcatatctctctctctcactcgtcACTTTTTCTCTCAGTGCTCCGCCGCTGGGATAGCCACCTTCATCTCTTCATCACACGCAACTCCTCCATTCTCGGTGTGTATCTCACACCCTTGCCTCGCCAACAGTTGCACTACGTAGCACATGGAAAACATTTTTCGTATACTAAGTGTTATAGAGGCTACGTAAATATAgttttgcatattattttggtataaattacaatattaccCTTTTTATTGGATGGTTTTAGttggaaatttggaaatttTGTTTATACTAAATTTGTTTTACGTAGTCTTTGTGGGAAGTATAAGATATTGTACAGAGAATACAtaggatttttaaattgtacttggcatattatttttacagtaGGTGTGAAATCTTATTTTGAacgttttaaatatgattacagaaaatcacttaagtattttaacatgttattaagtaaagatttattttaatagtaaacgataatgttgtgtttattattatgatataacttattatagttttagctgtttagttttaaaatgttttggtataaatatattagctagaattaaattttttacaatttgatctcattagtaaataagttagattttgtgttttgttcagactgattattagaatattgatgaatttagaaaatgtgacgatattttagAATTACATAAAGTTatgtttttgaagaattaaaataggtcattttagcatcttaagcttaaatattgaaatatgtattggattggaaatttatgaaattgtgttattatgttataggtagccattaattattgttcaaaatttttgaggataattctgaaaaagctaagaagtccaggtaagcggggttcctatgctagattttgcattaaaataaaatgactttttgaaaaatatacatatttgattaggaaaataaatttgaactacctcagttatttgttctgtattactcatgagattttgtttaagaagaaagtattttctgtcatgactggtgtagacatgagcatatttttgacattttgtttctgaactttgtaaaagagagtgaatatgaaatttgtgtataaattatgtttttgtgatctgattatgttatgttctgatatggtactctaatatgatatgatatgatttctAAAAATCCCTggcataatattttgtttctgttctgttttgaccttatcacgggtgtaaaattgtggcctctgttcaggttagtaccaacttttctgtttttggtgtacccactttggaaacaaagtggttttctgcgtgatctttcctatgtgcatactcggggctctgagaatgaataaggggaagattcacattctgtttctgctcggttagctaccgaggtttgcacaatcctaccacgggggttaaacatggtatatgttctgatatgataagataagatgtgatgtttcagtttatgctatgccaaatggattttgattatgaatattttcgaagttttgttctgatatttttgataacatgttctgacgctgcattttgaaaataaatactctgattctgcattctaaaagaaaatattttgttttgcattctgaactctgtaaatgctcatgtttacacactagtatatgtcatctgttTACTGAGTAGTTGATAAcgcaccccttatctccaaatatttttcagataattttgatggttcagctggagaacaagagtagaaagttttaggaaagtgtgatgatcgtagtagaataagtgtctgagggtacaagtgcttatttgagaagCGTAGTTAGCAATTTGATTTACTTTCGGTTATTTTGGTTTgatgaattaagaatatttttgagtttttagagagtttttaatttatattattgagaaCTTCTTTATTGTCCTTACaaaggaacatagatttttgggttgagtaaatgaattaatattttatgcaattttctagactttatagttgtgttatttaagttgatattaggtattaagaacTAACTCTCCGAACTCCTTCGAgatcggggtgttacaattgaTCGTGTTCCCTTAGATGGTATTAATTATGATTACTTTCAACCAAATTAAAAGATAGGTAACTATATTAACAATACAAACAAAGCTAAGGCTCCggtttaaatacataaaatattttattttatcttatctaatcattataatttttttaaatttttacacaaaatataataaacaatttaaccttttcaaatctcaaaataaaactaatattaaaaattatattttaataatattttatttaatttttaacaaaatatatcattttattacgTAACTAACGAAACAGCCCTAAGAGGATTAGCTGTGCATAAACGGTGACAGACCATTAATTACTCCGGTcctatgcatgcatgttgatgtaattttcatGCACATTCCTGCGTCCATGTGAATTTATCAGCCCCAACATTCAAAGCATGCCATTGATGCCATAATGCCTTAGCTATGGTGCATTTTCTGACTTCTGACCTGTGGTCCAAAGATAATGAGCCGTTTTATCCTTGGAGAAAAGCATGCAACTCAATGTTCAGTAGAGTTTGGtgcttttttattaatttttttaatcatgattACTTTTTTGAATGTTAAAGGTACGTACAGACTAGTGAGGGTGAAATAGTGCAATACGCGTGCATAAATTCTTTAGTATCACTTATATTAAAGAGAgattatatttacagtcgtaAATTTATATGTAAGTATCAcgtaatttctttaaaaaaagttaacgaatataatatctatataaaaatataatagatcttattcttttttaaaatgattatgcagtatttatatattctaaaacTGCATA comes from Juglans microcarpa x Juglans regia isolate MS1-56 chromosome 8S, Jm3101_v1.0, whole genome shotgun sequence and encodes:
- the LOC121244709 gene encoding uncharacterized protein LOC121244709 isoform X1 — protein: MSTEFRTRLQSMKAAPMKQENEKQDMQGSKINDAAKATRSQGASRKERKIALQQDVDKLKKKLRHEENIHRALERAFSRPLGALPRLPPYLPTYTLELLAEVAVLEEEVVRLEQEVLHFRQDLYQEAVYISSSKRSGENSIDSYAQYPIQNYKPERHKFSALNGGDSSVCTRRHGPSLSEDGRGKEYKWCQNSTKNQKGSPTPKSQTIKTPVKRPLISQRSSEKHLDPQNLQCSNFQVECRLKDQASLESRTPDEKPSRDDGPNRISEDILKCLLSILLRMGSKKNHNMAENFPYLLTLGTRESSEEANYRDPYGICSEYGKRDIGPYHKLYHIEASSINPNRSASSLFLLRRLKLLLGKLASVNLESLTHQEKLAFWINIYNSCMMNAFLEHGIPDSPEGVAALMQKATINVGGHLLNAVTIEHSILRLPFHSKYVHQTFLEGTKNAGKTWRSIVGLEFSEPLVTFALSCGSWSSPAVRVYTASQVENELEVAKREYLQAAVGISTTKFAIPKLLDWYLLDFAKDLDSFLDWICLQLPCELAKEAIKCLEWGKQEPPHSQFVQVMPYDFSFRYLLYSE
- the LOC121244709 gene encoding uncharacterized protein LOC121244709 isoform X5 — translated: MQGSKINDAAKATRSQGASRKERKIALQQDVDKLKKKLRHEENIHRALERAFSRPLGALPRLPPYLPTYTLELLAEVAVLEEEVVRLEQEVLHFRQDLYQEAVYISSSKRSGENSIDSYAQYPIQNYKPERHKFSALNGGDSSVCTRRHGPSLSEDGRGKEYKWCQNSTKNQKGSPTPKSQTIKTPVKRPLISQRSSEKHLDPQNLQCSNFQVECRLKDQASLESRTPDEKPSRDDGPNRISEDILKCLLSILLRMGSKKNHNMAENFPYLLTLGTRESSEEANYRDPYGICSEYGKRDIGPYHKLYHIEASSINPNRSASSLFLLRRLKLLLGKLASVNLESLTHQEKLAFWINIYNSCMMNAFLEHGIPDSPEGVAALMQKATINVGGHLLNAVTIEHSILRLPFHSKYVHQTFLEGTKNAGKTWRSIVGLEFSEPLVTFALSCGSWSSPAVRVYTASQVENELEVAKREYLQAAVGISTTKFAIPKLLDWYLLDFAKDLDSFLDWICLQLPCELAKEAIKCLEWGKQEPPHSQFVQVMPYDFSFRYLLYSE
- the LOC121244709 gene encoding uncharacterized protein LOC121244709 isoform X2 — translated: MSTEFRTRLQSMKAAPMKQENEKQDMQGSKINDAAKATRSQGASRKERKIALQQDVDKLKKKLRHEENIHRALERAFSRPLGALPRLPPYLPTYTLELLAEVAVLEEEVVRLEQEVLHFRQDLYQEAVYISSSKRSGENSIDSYAQYPIQNYKPERHKFSALNGGDSSVCTRRHGPSLSDGRGKEYKWCQNSTKNQKGSPTPKSQTIKTPVKRPLISQRSSEKHLDPQNLQCSNFQVECRLKDQASLESRTPDEKPSRDDGPNRISEDILKCLLSILLRMGSKKNHNMAENFPYLLTLGTRESSEEANYRDPYGICSEYGKRDIGPYHKLYHIEASSINPNRSASSLFLLRRLKLLLGKLASVNLESLTHQEKLAFWINIYNSCMMNAFLEHGIPDSPEGVAALMQKATINVGGHLLNAVTIEHSILRLPFHSKYVHQTFLEGTKNAGKTWRSIVGLEFSEPLVTFALSCGSWSSPAVRVYTASQVENELEVAKREYLQAAVGISTTKFAIPKLLDWYLLDFAKDLDSFLDWICLQLPCELAKEAIKCLEWGKQEPPHSQFVQVMPYDFSFRYLLYSE
- the LOC121244709 gene encoding uncharacterized protein LOC121244709 isoform X3, with protein sequence MSTEFRTRLQSMKAAPMKQENEKQDMQGSKINDAAKATRSQGASRKERKIALQQDVDKLKKKLRHEENIHRALERAFSRPLGALPRLPPYLPTYTLELLAEVAVLEEEVVRLEQEVLHFRQDLYQEAVYISSSKRSGENSIDSYAQYPIQNYKPERHKFSALNGGDSSVCTRRHGPSLSEDGRGKEYKWCQNSTKNQKGSPTPKSQTIKTPVKRPLISQRSSEKHLDPQNLQCSNFQVECRLKDQASLESRTPDEKPSRDDGPNRISEDILKCLLSILLRMGSKKNHNMAENFPYLLTLGTRESSEEANYRDPYGICSEYGKRDIGPYHKLYHIEASSINPNRSASSLFLLRRLKLLLGKLASVNLESLTHQEKLAFWINIYNSCMMNAFLEHGIPDSPEGVAALMQKATINVGGHLLNAVTIEHSILRLPFHSKYTFLEGTKNAGKTWRSIVGLEFSEPLVTFALSCGSWSSPAVRVYTASQVENELEVAKREYLQAAVGISTTKFAIPKLLDWYLLDFAKDLDSFLDWICLQLPCELAKEAIKCLEWGKQEPPHSQFVQVMPYDFSFRYLLYSE
- the LOC121244709 gene encoding uncharacterized protein LOC121244709 isoform X4, with protein sequence MSTEFRTRLQSMKAAPMKQENEKQDMQGSKINDAAKATRSQGASRKERKIALQQDVDKLKKKLRHEENIHRALERAFSRPLGALPRLPPYLPTYTLELLAEVAVLEEEVVRLEQEVLHFRQDLYQEAVYISSSKRSGENSIDSYAQYPIQNYKPERHKFSALNGGDSSVCTRRHGPSLSEDGRGKEYKWCQNSTKNQKGSPTPKSQTIKTPVKRPLISQRSSEKHLDPQNLQVECRLKDQASLESRTPDEKPSRDDGPNRISEDILKCLLSILLRMGSKKNHNMAENFPYLLTLGTRESSEEANYRDPYGICSEYGKRDIGPYHKLYHIEASSINPNRSASSLFLLRRLKLLLGKLASVNLESLTHQEKLAFWINIYNSCMMNAFLEHGIPDSPEGVAALMQKATINVGGHLLNAVTIEHSILRLPFHSKYVHQTFLEGTKNAGKTWRSIVGLEFSEPLVTFALSCGSWSSPAVRVYTASQVENELEVAKREYLQAAVGISTTKFAIPKLLDWYLLDFAKDLDSFLDWICLQLPCELAKEAIKCLEWGKQEPPHSQFVQVMPYDFSFRYLLYSE